The following are encoded in a window of Sinomonas cyclohexanicum genomic DNA:
- a CDS encoding sugar ABC transporter substrate-binding protein, translated as MMVRITPQVALSRRNFVTGAAGAAALLGLAACGASTTSSSPSTQAKKDLAAGGAGTITMWLDAERAPALKDVAEKFKADTGIEVKLVVKDFAAVRDDFITQVPTGKGPDLIVGPHDWLGKFVQNGVISPVELGDKKSGFQDAAVRAMTYNGSIYGVPYAIENIGLIRNTALVDSAATTFDEVLKKGADTVAAGKAKYAFLVGLDPKQGDPYHLYPLQTSMGVQVFGLDSKGEYDPKQLTLGGPGGAEFAAKLKEWGDTGSKVLNSNITGDIAKEKFLAGESPYYLTGPWNVPDMQKKGLKIAVDPLPKAGDKDAQPFLGVNGFFISAKSANALATNEFVVNYLTTEAVQDSMFKAGGRPPALKASFEKASSDPIVKAFGEIGTKGVPMPAIPAMDAVWADWGATELNLIKGLGGDPAAQWATMAATIKGKIGA; from the coding sequence ATGATGGTGCGAATCACCCCGCAGGTGGCACTCAGCCGCCGGAACTTCGTCACCGGCGCGGCCGGGGCCGCCGCACTGCTCGGCCTCGCCGCGTGCGGAGCCAGCACCACGAGCTCGTCGCCGTCGACGCAGGCGAAGAAGGACCTCGCCGCCGGCGGGGCCGGCACGATCACGATGTGGCTCGACGCCGAGCGCGCGCCCGCGCTGAAGGACGTCGCCGAGAAGTTCAAGGCGGACACGGGGATCGAGGTCAAGCTCGTCGTGAAGGACTTCGCCGCGGTCCGCGACGACTTCATCACGCAGGTCCCCACAGGCAAGGGCCCCGACCTGATCGTCGGCCCGCACGACTGGCTGGGCAAGTTCGTCCAGAACGGCGTCATCTCCCCGGTCGAGCTCGGCGACAAGAAGTCCGGATTCCAGGACGCTGCCGTCCGCGCCATGACCTACAACGGCTCCATCTACGGTGTCCCCTACGCGATCGAGAACATCGGCCTGATCCGCAACACGGCCCTTGTCGACTCCGCCGCCACCACGTTCGACGAGGTCCTCAAGAAGGGCGCCGACACGGTCGCGGCCGGCAAGGCCAAGTACGCGTTCCTCGTCGGCCTCGATCCCAAGCAGGGCGACCCGTACCACCTCTACCCGCTCCAGACGTCGATGGGCGTCCAGGTGTTCGGCCTCGATTCCAAGGGCGAGTACGACCCCAAGCAGCTCACGCTCGGCGGCCCCGGCGGCGCAGAGTTCGCCGCCAAGCTCAAGGAGTGGGGCGACACCGGCTCGAAGGTCCTCAACTCCAACATCACGGGCGACATCGCCAAGGAGAAGTTCCTTGCCGGCGAGAGCCCCTACTACCTCACCGGCCCGTGGAACGTGCCGGACATGCAGAAGAAGGGCCTCAAGATCGCGGTCGATCCGCTGCCCAAGGCCGGCGACAAGGATGCCCAGCCGTTCCTCGGCGTCAACGGCTTCTTCATCTCCGCGAAGAGCGCCAACGCCCTCGCGACCAACGAGTTCGTGGTCAACTACCTCACCACCGAGGCGGTCCAGGACTCCATGTTCAAGGCCGGAGGCCGCCCGCCGGCCCTCAAGGCCTCGTTCGAGAAGGCGTCCAGCGACCCGATCGTCAAGGCGTTCGGCGAGATCGGCACCAAGGGCGTCCCGATGCCCGCCATCCCGGCCATGGACGCCGTCTGGGCGGACTGGGGCGCCACCGAGCTGAACCTCATCAAGGGCCTGGGCGGCGACCCCGCCGCGCAGTGGGCCACGATGGCCGCGACCATCAAGGGCAAGATCGGCGCCTAG
- a CDS encoding sugar ABC transporter permease, whose amino-acid sequence MSIQTSENGRTLRTADGTSRTTPPAPARGRLPFGRWLREKGWRHAVGVAVSLFAVFPLLYVLSAAFNPSGTLAGAASLFANVSLDNFIKLFGNDQRPFGMWFVNTLYVGVVTSSAASVLLGALAAYAFSRMRFTGRRVGLLSLLLLQMFPQLLAVVAIFLLLNGIGEVIPALGLGSQLGLIMVYLGGALGVNTYLMYGFFNTVPVSLDEAAKIDGASHVQIFFGIILRLVTPILAVVGLLTFIGISSEFVIASVVLTDPNTQTLAVGLYSFVANQRTEDWGVFAAGAVLAALPVMALFLFLQRYIVSGLVAGSVKG is encoded by the coding sequence ATGAGCATCCAGACCAGCGAGAACGGCCGGACCCTCCGGACCGCTGACGGTACGTCACGCACGACGCCGCCGGCCCCCGCCCGCGGCAGGCTCCCCTTCGGGCGGTGGCTGAGGGAGAAGGGCTGGCGGCACGCCGTCGGCGTGGCCGTGAGCCTGTTCGCGGTGTTCCCGCTCCTGTATGTCCTCTCGGCCGCGTTCAACCCCTCGGGGACCCTCGCCGGGGCCGCGTCGCTGTTCGCGAACGTCTCCCTGGACAACTTCATCAAGCTGTTCGGCAACGACCAGCGGCCGTTCGGCATGTGGTTCGTCAACACGCTCTACGTGGGAGTCGTGACCTCCTCCGCCGCGAGCGTGCTCCTTGGGGCCCTGGCCGCGTACGCGTTCTCCCGCATGCGCTTCACCGGCCGGCGCGTGGGACTGCTCAGCCTGCTCCTGCTGCAGATGTTCCCCCAGCTGCTCGCCGTCGTCGCGATCTTCCTGCTCCTGAACGGGATCGGCGAGGTCATCCCGGCCCTCGGGCTGGGCAGCCAGCTCGGCCTCATCATGGTGTACCTCGGCGGTGCGCTCGGCGTGAACACGTACCTCATGTACGGGTTCTTCAACACCGTTCCCGTCTCCCTTGACGAGGCCGCGAAGATCGACGGTGCGAGCCACGTGCAGATCTTCTTCGGCATCATCCTGCGTCTCGTCACCCCGATCCTCGCCGTCGTCGGGCTCCTGACGTTCATCGGCATCTCGAGCGAGTTCGTCATCGCGTCCGTGGTCCTCACCGATCCGAACACGCAGACGCTCGCCGTGGGCCTGTACTCGTTCGTCGCGAACCAGCGCACTGAAGACTGGGGCGTCTTCGCCGCCGGCGCCGTGCTCGCCGCGCTGCCCGTCATGGCCCTGTTCCTGTTCCTCCAGCGGTACATCGTCTCCGGGCTCGTGGCAGGCTCGGTCAAGGGATGA
- a CDS encoding glycoside hydrolase family 13 protein: protein MIPATTVPGLEAHHDGSPLYVHGGHDGSGHLGLGDEARVRVRTREGSGVVRVWVRTVEDAEPRFAPARHLGAAAGWDWWEGRVRVHNPVARYRFLLEREHDGAGSPPAWLNAAGMWGHDVPDVADFRLTAAAPGPGWAAGAVTYQVFPDRFARSTERALAESAAAEGASGWAAPDWAVPAMWGDAVVHEGPDTPRQLFGGDLDGIREHLDHLEELGVEVLYLTPIFPARSNHRYDASTFRHVDPILGGDSALVRLVTACHARGIRVIGDLTANHTGDAHEWFQRAAASRARADGTGAGATSSAAERDYYYFGPDGTYEAWWGVPSLPKLDWASLALRGEFLEGPGSVVAQWLREPYRLDGWRLDVGNMTGRLGAVDHHTDVFRVLRATALAARPDALLIAESTNDASADFQGDTFHGSMSYASLTRPLWGWLADGIAVNYFGAPSGRPPRIPAEGFLAQYRAFSAAYPWDVRLRSLSAIDTHDTARAATAMVPGGQQVAAVLAFTLPGMPMVFAGDEFGLEGVNGEDSRTPMPWDAPERVVADLRGLYSRLGRLRDEPTLRIGSLRWLWARGDLLVFVRELPEATFLVAAARAATAVALPAGVLPEGWPGAEPALAVGRLVLEPADARPRPDAQGAAAHDGAARLAAEGPAAVVWRLAGPGLPAEG, encoded by the coding sequence ATGATCCCCGCCACCACGGTCCCGGGGCTCGAGGCGCACCACGACGGGTCGCCCCTGTACGTCCATGGCGGGCACGACGGGTCCGGGCACCTCGGCCTCGGGGACGAGGCCCGGGTGCGGGTGCGCACGCGGGAGGGCAGCGGCGTCGTGCGCGTGTGGGTACGCACGGTCGAGGACGCCGAGCCGCGCTTCGCCCCCGCGCGGCACCTGGGCGCGGCTGCCGGCTGGGACTGGTGGGAGGGGCGCGTGCGCGTGCACAACCCCGTGGCCCGGTACCGCTTCCTGCTCGAGCGGGAGCACGACGGCGCGGGCTCGCCGCCCGCGTGGCTCAACGCCGCAGGCATGTGGGGCCACGACGTCCCGGATGTGGCCGACTTCCGCCTGACCGCCGCTGCCCCCGGGCCGGGTTGGGCCGCTGGCGCGGTCACGTACCAGGTCTTCCCGGACAGGTTCGCGCGTTCGACGGAGCGCGCGCTGGCCGAGTCCGCGGCAGCGGAGGGCGCGTCCGGGTGGGCCGCACCCGACTGGGCCGTGCCCGCGATGTGGGGCGACGCCGTCGTGCACGAGGGCCCTGACACACCGCGGCAGCTGTTCGGCGGCGATCTCGACGGGATCCGCGAACACCTCGACCACCTCGAGGAGCTCGGCGTCGAGGTCCTCTACCTCACGCCGATCTTCCCGGCGCGGTCCAACCACCGCTACGACGCCTCGACGTTCCGCCATGTCGACCCGATCCTTGGCGGGGACTCCGCGCTCGTGCGCCTCGTCACGGCGTGCCACGCCCGCGGCATCCGCGTCATCGGTGACCTCACCGCAAACCACACCGGCGACGCCCACGAGTGGTTCCAGCGGGCGGCCGCTTCTCGCGCCCGCGCCGACGGCACAGGTGCTGGTGCGACGTCGTCCGCCGCCGAGCGCGACTACTACTACTTCGGCCCCGACGGCACGTACGAGGCCTGGTGGGGGGTGCCGAGCCTGCCCAAGCTCGACTGGGCCTCGCTGGCCCTCCGCGGCGAGTTCCTCGAGGGCCCCGGCTCGGTCGTGGCGCAGTGGCTCCGTGAGCCGTACCGGCTCGACGGCTGGCGCCTCGACGTGGGCAACATGACCGGGCGCCTCGGCGCGGTGGACCACCATACGGACGTGTTCCGCGTGCTGCGGGCCACCGCGCTCGCGGCCAGGCCGGATGCGCTGCTGATCGCGGAGTCCACGAACGATGCCTCGGCGGACTTCCAGGGGGATACGTTCCACGGCTCCATGAGCTACGCCTCGCTCACCCGGCCGCTCTGGGGCTGGCTCGCGGACGGTATTGCGGTGAACTACTTCGGTGCCCCGTCCGGCCGACCTCCACGGATCCCGGCCGAGGGCTTCCTCGCCCAGTACCGCGCGTTCTCCGCGGCCTATCCCTGGGACGTCCGGCTGCGCTCGCTCAGCGCGATCGACACCCACGACACCGCCCGCGCGGCGACCGCGATGGTCCCGGGCGGCCAGCAGGTCGCCGCCGTGCTCGCGTTCACGCTGCCCGGCATGCCGATGGTCTTCGCCGGCGACGAGTTCGGGCTCGAAGGGGTCAACGGTGAGGACTCCCGGACTCCGATGCCGTGGGACGCGCCCGAACGGGTGGTCGCCGACCTGCGCGGCCTGTACTCGCGGCTCGGGCGCTTGCGGGACGAGCCCACACTGCGGATCGGGTCGCTGCGCTGGCTGTGGGCCCGGGGCGATCTCCTCGTATTCGTGCGCGAGCTGCCGGAGGCGACGTTCCTCGTGGCCGCCGCGCGGGCCGCGACCGCCGTCGCACTTCCTGCCGGCGTGCTGCCCGAGGGGTGGCCGGGCGCGGAGCCCGCGCTCGCCGTCGGACGCCTCGTGCTGGAACCCGCTGATGCGCGCCCTCGCCCGGATGCGCAAGGCGCCGCCGCGCACGACGGCGCGGCCCGTCTCGCCGCCGAGGGGCCGGCCGCCGTCGTGTGGCGCCTCGCAGGGCCCGGGCTGCCCGCCGAGGGTTGA
- a CDS encoding DUF2461 domain-containing protein: MSAFEGFPAEGTEFYAGLEENNTKEWWTEHKDVYERAVRGPMTALLDELSTEFGEAKAFRPYRDVRFSKDKSPYKTHQGGFAQTTEGTGYYLHLDADGLTVGGGYHSPAPAQIARFRAAVDAPASGGELQQIVDALRADGYAINGERLKTVPREYAKDHPRGELLKHKSLTAGKAFGTPEWLGTPEALERVRASWTELRPLVEWLTEHLG; this comes from the coding sequence ATGAGCGCATTCGAGGGGTTCCCGGCAGAGGGGACCGAGTTCTACGCGGGGCTCGAGGAGAACAACACCAAAGAGTGGTGGACCGAGCACAAGGACGTGTACGAGCGGGCCGTGCGCGGCCCCATGACGGCACTGCTCGACGAGCTGTCCACGGAGTTCGGCGAGGCCAAGGCGTTCCGCCCGTACCGCGACGTGCGCTTCAGCAAGGACAAGTCGCCGTACAAGACCCACCAGGGCGGCTTCGCTCAGACCACCGAGGGGACCGGCTACTACCTGCACCTCGACGCCGACGGGCTCACCGTGGGCGGGGGCTACCACTCGCCCGCGCCGGCCCAGATCGCGAGGTTCCGCGCCGCCGTCGACGCCCCGGCTTCAGGGGGCGAGCTCCAGCAGATCGTCGACGCGCTGCGCGCCGACGGCTACGCGATCAACGGCGAGCGGCTCAAGACGGTTCCGCGCGAGTACGCCAAGGACCACCCTCGCGGCGAGCTGCTCAAGCACAAGTCGCTCACCGCGGGCAAGGCGTTCGGGACCCCGGAATGGCTCGGCACGCCGGAGGCGCTCGAGCGCGTGCGGGCCAGCTGGACCGAGCTGAGGCCGCTCGTGGAGTGGCTCACGGAGCACCTCGGTTAG
- a CDS encoding DUF4032 domain-containing protein: MTDQSATWQDEPTDYDEVGKLARSGPAPEPAAALGSLNITAAVADPELLDLPWHVALEDWPEEYLAALPRGISRHIVRFAKLGGSVIAVKETSEHVARHEYHMLRKLQRLDVPCVEPVAVIRDRHTPDGRPLDTALVTRHLKFSLPYRALFSQKLRRDTLTRLIDAQALLLVQLHLVGFYWGDVSLSNTLFRRDAGAFAAYLVDAETGELYPDLSTGQREYDLEIARVNIAGEMMDLLEGGLIDEVVDPVATSERIMDSYRNLWAELTEKESFELGERWRVAARIRRLNELGFDVEEYVIKTTPDGATIQLQPKVVDAGHHQRRLIRLTGIDAQENQARRLLNDMDTFRAENYAGQDEEISAHAWVSQVFEPIVKAIPRELSGKLEPAEVVHQVLEHRWYMSERLERYIPLAETVQSYIDNVLRHRRDEAAIMLNPDTQMLKVIESEEARHRALEELD; encoded by the coding sequence ATGACTGACCAGAGCGCCACGTGGCAGGACGAGCCAACGGACTACGACGAGGTGGGAAAGCTGGCACGGAGCGGACCCGCGCCCGAGCCGGCCGCAGCACTGGGGTCGCTGAACATCACCGCGGCCGTGGCCGACCCGGAGCTCCTGGACCTTCCGTGGCACGTGGCGCTCGAGGACTGGCCCGAGGAGTACCTCGCGGCGCTCCCCCGCGGCATCTCGCGGCACATCGTGCGCTTCGCGAAGCTCGGCGGCTCGGTCATCGCCGTCAAGGAGACGAGCGAACACGTGGCCCGACACGAGTACCACATGCTGCGCAAGCTCCAGCGGCTCGATGTCCCGTGCGTTGAGCCAGTCGCCGTCATCCGCGACCGCCACACCCCTGACGGTCGGCCGCTCGACACGGCGCTCGTGACGCGGCACCTCAAGTTCTCGCTCCCCTACCGTGCCCTGTTCTCGCAGAAGCTGCGCCGGGACACGCTCACGCGCCTCATCGATGCCCAGGCCCTGCTGCTGGTCCAGCTGCACCTCGTGGGCTTCTACTGGGGCGACGTTTCCCTCTCCAACACGCTGTTCCGGCGCGACGCCGGCGCATTCGCCGCCTACCTCGTCGACGCCGAGACGGGCGAGCTGTACCCGGACCTCTCGACCGGCCAGCGCGAGTACGATCTCGAGATCGCCCGGGTGAACATCGCGGGCGAGATGATGGACCTCCTCGAGGGCGGGCTCATCGACGAGGTCGTGGACCCAGTAGCCACGAGCGAGCGGATCATGGACTCGTACCGCAACCTGTGGGCGGAGCTGACGGAGAAGGAATCGTTCGAGCTGGGCGAGCGGTGGCGGGTGGCCGCCCGGATCCGGCGGCTCAACGAGCTCGGCTTCGACGTCGAGGAGTACGTGATCAAGACGACGCCGGACGGCGCCACGATCCAGCTCCAGCCCAAGGTGGTCGACGCCGGCCACCACCAGCGCCGGCTGATCCGGCTCACGGGCATCGACGCCCAGGAGAACCAGGCGCGCAGGCTCCTGAACGACATGGACACGTTCCGGGCAGAGAACTACGCCGGCCAGGACGAGGAGATCAGCGCGCACGCGTGGGTCAGCCAGGTGTTCGAGCCCATCGTCAAGGCGATTCCCCGGGAGCTCTCCGGCAAGCTCGAGCCCGCCGAGGTGGTGCACCAGGTCCTCGAGCACCGCTGGTACATGTCGGAGCGGCTCGAGCGGTACATCCCGCTCGCCGAGACGGTGCAGTCCTACATCGACAACGTGCTGCGGCACCGCCGCGACGAGGCAGCCATCATGCTGAACCCGGACACGCAGATGCTCAAGGTCATCGAGAGCGAGGAGGCCCGCCACCGGGCCCTGGAGGAGCTCGACTAA